One Pseudonocardia sediminis DNA window includes the following coding sequences:
- a CDS encoding mechanosensitive ion channel family protein, with protein sequence MIVPAQVDDLIPPSPLEDRPACAADLGSWCSTFYRYTHNDFLSRSADTIMDKAITIAFIVVVAFLVRWLAHRAINRLVEGATNGSMTKLLGRAPKRLRTVASPLVTQRRAQRAMTIGSVLRSITSAVVLLVGSVMVLAEFGVALAPILASAGVLGIAIGFGAQNLVRDFLSGMFMLLEDQYGVGDIVDLGEASGTVEAVGLRITTVRDIQGTVWYVRNGEILRVGNKSQGYAVAVIDLPLAHNADMEEATELAGTTAVERVAADDIASDVLEAPEVLGVERITSEGVVLRITVRVHPGKQWAVQRALNAAITDAFDDHDVPRPLVYPRATTEAAEPRP encoded by the coding sequence GTGATCGTCCCCGCCCAGGTCGACGACCTGATCCCGCCGTCGCCGCTGGAGGACCGGCCCGCGTGCGCCGCCGACCTGGGGTCCTGGTGCTCGACGTTCTACCGCTACACCCACAACGACTTCCTGTCCCGCTCCGCGGACACGATCATGGACAAGGCGATCACGATCGCGTTCATCGTGGTCGTGGCGTTCCTGGTGCGGTGGCTGGCGCACCGGGCGATCAACCGCCTGGTCGAGGGCGCGACGAACGGGTCGATGACCAAGCTGCTCGGGCGTGCCCCGAAGCGGCTGCGCACGGTGGCGTCGCCACTGGTCACGCAGCGACGCGCACAGCGGGCGATGACGATCGGCTCGGTCCTGCGGTCGATCACCTCGGCGGTGGTACTGCTGGTCGGGTCGGTGATGGTGCTCGCCGAGTTCGGGGTCGCGCTGGCCCCGATCCTGGCCTCGGCCGGCGTGCTCGGCATCGCGATCGGTTTCGGCGCGCAGAACCTCGTCCGCGACTTCCTCTCCGGCATGTTCATGCTGCTCGAGGACCAGTACGGCGTCGGCGACATCGTCGACCTCGGCGAGGCCTCCGGCACCGTCGAGGCGGTCGGCCTGCGGATCACCACGGTCCGCGACATCCAGGGCACCGTCTGGTACGTCCGCAACGGCGAGATCCTGCGCGTGGGCAACAAGAGCCAGGGCTACGCCGTCGCCGTCATCGATCTGCCGTTGGCGCACAACGCCGACATGGAGGAGGCGACCGAGCTCGCCGGCACCACCGCGGTGGAGCGCGTCGCCGCCGACGACATCGCCTCCGACGTCCTGGAGGCCCCCGAGGTGCTCGGTGTGGAGAGGATCACCTCCGAGGGCGTGGTGTTGCGCATCACCGTCCGCGTGCACCCCGGGAAGCAGTGGGCGGTGCAGCGCGCGCTCAACGCCGCCATCACCGACGCCTTCGACGACCACGACGTCCCGCGCCCGCTCGTCTACCCCCGCGCGACGACCGAGGCCGCCGAACCCCGGCCC
- a CDS encoding prolyl oligopeptidase family serine peptidase — protein sequence MSAPPEHPAARPYPEAERLDLVDDLHGHRILDPYRWLEDPDDPRTVTWSAAQDDLARAQLDALPGRAALGARLEELLAAGAVSVPLWRAGRRFFSRRDPGGEHAVVLVRDPGPDGPGTGPERVLLDPMAIDPSGLTTLDSWVPDLEGRRLAYQLSVGGDEQSVLHVLDVADGSPVEGPIDRCHYSSIAWRDGGAEFFYVRKVAPEEVPEGEQDFHRRVWRHRVGTDPDTDELVTGPGLYDDHTYYGARLSRDGRWLLVSGSIGTARKDSIWIAELDGDAAVPELTPILTQDDDVQAMMWVERDGLLYAVTTDGAPRWRLVVTDPRTPGREHWRELVAEDPESVLEGARWLEPAPGSGDEPLLVLARARHAVGEVALHGVDGSPRGTVTLPGPGSLTGLSVPDRDTPELWGRLWVGWTDLVTPPAVHRGDRTGSLVLDTPSPGRVAGGRTEAEPTGRVDPVPDVRSEQRAFTSADGTTVRMFVVTPATGDGPWPVLMTGYGGFGISREPAYNTTALAWAAAGGAYVLVSLRGGGEEGAAWHRAGKRESKQNVFDDLHAAAETLIADGTTTPERLAISGGSNGGLLVGAALVQRPDLYRAVACSAPLLDMVRYERFSLGRTWNEEYGTADDATELGWLLSYSPYHHVTAGTEYPAVLFTVFDSDTRVDPCHARKMCAALQAATTGDPATDPILLRRETDVGHGARSVSRSVALSVDTMAFLAARTGLELT from the coding sequence GTGAGCGCGCCCCCCGAGCACCCCGCCGCCCGGCCGTACCCCGAGGCCGAGCGACTCGATCTGGTCGACGACCTGCACGGACACCGCATCCTGGACCCCTACCGGTGGCTCGAGGACCCGGACGACCCGCGCACCGTCACGTGGTCGGCCGCGCAGGACGACCTCGCCCGCGCACAGCTGGACGCGCTGCCCGGCCGGGCCGCGCTCGGCGCGCGGCTGGAGGAGCTGCTCGCCGCGGGGGCGGTGTCGGTCCCGCTGTGGCGGGCCGGGCGCCGATTCTTCTCCCGGCGCGACCCCGGCGGCGAGCACGCGGTCGTCCTCGTCCGCGACCCCGGTCCGGACGGGCCCGGCACCGGTCCCGAGCGGGTGCTGCTCGACCCGATGGCAATCGACCCGTCCGGGCTGACCACGCTCGACTCCTGGGTGCCCGACCTGGAGGGGCGGCGGCTGGCCTATCAGCTCTCGGTCGGCGGTGACGAGCAGTCGGTGCTGCACGTCCTCGACGTCGCCGACGGCTCGCCGGTCGAGGGCCCGATCGACCGCTGCCACTACTCCTCGATCGCCTGGCGCGACGGCGGCGCGGAGTTCTTCTACGTCCGCAAGGTCGCCCCGGAGGAGGTGCCCGAGGGCGAGCAGGACTTCCACCGCCGCGTCTGGCGCCACCGCGTCGGCACCGACCCCGACACCGACGAGCTGGTCACCGGCCCCGGACTCTACGACGACCACACCTACTACGGCGCGAGGCTGTCCCGCGACGGCCGCTGGCTGCTGGTGTCCGGGTCGATCGGCACCGCACGCAAGGACTCGATCTGGATCGCCGAGCTCGACGGCGACGCCGCGGTCCCGGAGCTGACGCCGATCCTCACCCAGGACGACGACGTGCAGGCCATGATGTGGGTCGAGCGCGACGGGCTGCTCTACGCCGTGACCACCGACGGCGCCCCGCGCTGGCGCCTGGTCGTCACCGACCCGCGCACGCCCGGTCGCGAGCACTGGCGCGAGCTGGTCGCCGAGGACCCGGAGTCGGTGCTGGAGGGCGCCCGCTGGCTGGAGCCGGCACCGGGTTCCGGCGACGAACCGCTGCTCGTGCTGGCCCGCGCCCGGCACGCGGTCGGCGAGGTCGCCCTGCACGGCGTCGACGGCAGCCCGCGCGGCACCGTCACGCTGCCGGGCCCTGGGTCGCTGACCGGCCTGTCCGTGCCCGACCGCGACACCCCCGAGCTGTGGGGACGGCTGTGGGTCGGCTGGACCGACCTGGTCACCCCGCCCGCGGTGCACCGCGGCGACCGCACCGGCTCGCTCGTCCTCGACACACCGAGCCCGGGCCGCGTCGCCGGGGGACGGACGGAGGCGGAGCCGACGGGGCGGGTGGACCCGGTGCCGGACGTGCGCTCCGAGCAGCGGGCGTTCACCTCCGCCGACGGGACGACGGTGCGGATGTTCGTCGTCACCCCGGCCACCGGCGACGGTCCCTGGCCGGTGCTGATGACCGGCTACGGCGGCTTCGGGATCAGCCGCGAGCCCGCCTACAACACCACCGCGCTGGCCTGGGCCGCCGCGGGCGGCGCCTACGTGCTCGTCTCACTGCGCGGCGGTGGTGAGGAGGGCGCGGCGTGGCACCGGGCCGGCAAGCGCGAGTCCAAGCAGAACGTGTTCGACGACCTGCACGCCGCCGCCGAGACGCTGATCGCCGACGGCACCACCACCCCGGAGCGGCTCGCCATCTCCGGCGGCTCCAACGGCGGCCTGCTCGTCGGTGCCGCGCTCGTCCAGCGTCCTGACCTCTACCGCGCGGTGGCCTGCTCGGCGCCGCTGCTGGACATGGTCCGCTACGAACGGTTCTCGCTGGGCCGCACCTGGAACGAGGAGTACGGCACCGCCGACGACGCGACCGAGCTCGGCTGGCTGCTCTCCTACTCGCCGTACCACCACGTCACGGCCGGGACGGAGTACCCGGCCGTGCTGTTCACCGTGTTCGACTCCGACACCCGGGTCGACCCCTGCCACGCCCGCAAGATGTGCGCGGCGCTGCAGGCCGCCACCACCGGCGACCCCGCCACGGACCCGATCCTGCTGCGCCGCGAGACCGACGTCGGGCACGGCGCCCGCTCGGTCTCGCGCAGCGTGGCGCTGTCGGTCGACACGATGGCGTTCCTGGCCGCCCGGACCGGACTGGAGCTGACGTGA
- a CDS encoding pyridoxamine 5'-phosphate oxidase family protein, whose translation MSTTPLSPTPRSTIGRNAVRARTERSDLYDVLDAGLVCHLGFVVDGAPVVLPTAYGRDGGTLYLHGSSGARYLSGAEFPACVTVTHLDGVVHARAVMHFSMNYRSAVVHGTARRVTDADERWEALRVVVEHLTPGAWEHARQPNRRELAATAVFALDLTEASVKIRTGPPSDDTEDVDADAAWAGVVPVRTVFGEPEPSPDLPTSWSVPAHLRADHDREPIT comes from the coding sequence GTGAGTACGACGCCGCTCTCCCCCACCCCACGCAGCACGATCGGCCGCAACGCCGTCCGCGCCCGGACCGAGCGCTCCGACCTGTACGACGTCCTCGACGCCGGCCTGGTCTGCCACCTCGGCTTCGTCGTCGACGGGGCACCGGTCGTGCTGCCCACCGCCTACGGGCGCGACGGCGGGACCCTCTACCTGCACGGGTCCTCGGGCGCCCGGTACCTCAGCGGCGCCGAGTTCCCGGCGTGCGTCACGGTCACGCACCTCGACGGCGTCGTGCACGCCCGCGCGGTGATGCACTTCTCGATGAACTACCGCAGCGCCGTCGTGCACGGGACCGCGCGCCGGGTCACCGACGCCGACGAGCGGTGGGAGGCGCTGCGCGTCGTCGTCGAGCACCTGACGCCGGGGGCCTGGGAGCACGCGCGGCAGCCGAACAGGCGGGAGCTGGCGGCCACCGCGGTGTTCGCGCTCGACCTCACCGAGGCCAGCGTGAAGATCCGCACCGGACCACCGTCGGACGACACCGAGGACGTCGACGCGGACGCGGCCTGGGCCGGCGTGGTGCCGGTCCGCACCGTGTTCGGCGAGCCCGAGCCGTCCCCGGACCTGCCCACCTCCTGGTCGGTGCCCGCGCACCTGAGGGCGGACCACGATCGGGAACCCATCACGTAG
- a CDS encoding PLP-dependent aminotransferase family protein, with translation MVVADVPPVLLDRGSPVALAVQLADGLRDAAVRGALRPGDRLPSTRALAVELGVSRTVTAAAYEQLLAEGWVHGRVGAGTFVTGRPGAPPGDHDGAPVLCTPPRVHPGPAATGTVGGSASDASWTRNGAVDAMTRHSASATTRHLAPPPPGTGTPTGATASVGDAPRLRAGAGTAVARHSTVGGGPGLLSLAPGTPCVDVLDRAAWRRAWRAAADPAPDDAPRPDGVPAFRAVVAEHLLRHRGLTADPDDVLATAGSSAAIAELARLFPAGSRVAVEEPGYVRAVTALRAAGVEVVGVPVDEEGMVVDALPTGCAAVYCTPAHQFPLGSRLTASRRVALLERARAERMLVIEDDYDGELRYDVGPLPLLAALAPEVVVHLGTASKIVSQTLGAGWLVAPPDVRDALRDLRARTGTRPSPAGQRVFAAFAAQGDLARHLRRLRRELGTRRDLVRDAVAVTGWTVTGEAAGAHVVLTPPGSSGRGTEDGVVAGARSLGVEVHGLARYHHAGPPTGDGVVVGYAAHTRADLTTALTHLATVLTRSEP, from the coding sequence ATGGTGGTCGCGGACGTGCCGCCGGTCCTGCTGGACCGCGGGTCGCCGGTGGCGCTGGCGGTGCAGCTGGCCGACGGGCTGCGTGACGCCGCCGTGCGCGGGGCGCTGCGCCCCGGCGACCGGCTCCCGTCGACACGCGCCCTGGCCGTCGAGCTGGGGGTGAGCCGGACCGTCACCGCGGCGGCGTACGAACAGCTCCTCGCCGAGGGGTGGGTGCACGGCCGGGTCGGGGCCGGGACGTTCGTCACCGGCCGCCCCGGAGCCCCGCCCGGGGACCACGACGGGGCTCCTGTGCTCTGCACACCTCCACGCGTCCACCCGGGCCCGGCCGCGACCGGGACGGTCGGCGGGAGTGCGAGTGACGCGTCATGGACCCGGAACGGCGCTGTGGACGCGATGACGCGCCACTCGGCGTCCGCCACGACTCGGCACCTCGCTCCACCCCCACCCGGCACCGGGACCCCGACCGGCGCCACGGCATCGGTGGGTGACGCACCACGGCTCCGCGCCGGCGCCGGGACCGCCGTCGCGCGTCACTCGACCGTCGGTGGCGGGCCGGGGTTGCTGTCGCTCGCACCGGGGACGCCGTGCGTCGACGTCCTCGACCGCGCGGCCTGGCGCCGGGCGTGGCGGGCCGCGGCCGACCCGGCTCCGGACGACGCACCTCGGCCGGACGGGGTGCCCGCGTTCCGCGCGGTCGTCGCCGAGCACCTGCTGCGCCACCGCGGCCTGACCGCCGACCCGGACGACGTGCTGGCCACCGCCGGGAGCTCCGCCGCGATCGCCGAGCTCGCGCGGCTGTTCCCCGCGGGGTCGCGGGTCGCGGTCGAGGAACCGGGGTACGTGCGGGCGGTGACGGCGTTGCGCGCGGCCGGGGTCGAGGTCGTCGGGGTGCCGGTCGACGAGGAGGGGATGGTCGTCGACGCGCTGCCCACCGGGTGCGCGGCCGTCTACTGCACGCCCGCGCACCAGTTCCCGCTCGGGTCCCGGCTGACGGCGTCGCGGCGGGTCGCGCTGCTGGAACGGGCGCGCGCCGAGCGGATGCTGGTGATCGAGGACGACTACGACGGCGAGCTGCGCTACGACGTCGGCCCGCTGCCGCTGCTGGCCGCGCTCGCGCCGGAGGTGGTGGTGCACCTCGGGACCGCGAGCAAGATCGTCAGCCAGACGCTGGGCGCCGGGTGGCTGGTCGCGCCGCCGGACGTCCGCGACGCCCTGCGCGACCTGCGGGCCCGGACCGGGACCCGCCCGTCCCCGGCCGGGCAGCGGGTGTTCGCCGCGTTCGCCGCGCAGGGCGACCTGGCGCGGCACCTGCGCCGCCTGCGCCGCGAGCTCGGGACCCGCCGCGACCTGGTGCGCGACGCCGTGGCCGTCACCGGGTGGACGGTCACCGGGGAGGCGGCCGGCGCGCACGTCGTCCTGACCCCGCCCGGCTCCTCCGGCCGCGGCACGGAGGACGGCGTGGTCGCCGGGGCGCGGTCGCTCGGGGTCGAGGTGCACGGCCTGGCCCGCTACCACCACGCCGGCCCGCCCACCGGTGACGGTGTCGTCGTCGGCTACGCCGCCCACACCCGCGCCGACCTGACGACGGCCCTCACCCACCTGGCCACCGTCCTCACCCGGTCCGAACCCTGA
- a CDS encoding isocitrate lyase/PEP mutase family protein, translating to MADAADGARTPAARLRALLAAAPADGPVLAPGAYDALSARLVADAGFSCVYMTGFGTTASLIGQPDIGLLGAAEMADNARRIAAVIGDVPLIADADTGYGNALNVARTVDTYERAGVAGIQLEDQVTPKRCGHMGGKEVISTAEMAGKIRAACEARRDPDTVIIARTDAVATDGVDEALDRARAYRDAGADVLFVEAPTGEADIEKIAGALAGGTPLLFNWAEGGRTPPLTLPRLRELGFSLVLYPIGTLLAATAGVRSLLETLRRDGTPAAALGSPQQMTLPGFDEFTELVGLSAIREREARYS from the coding sequence ATGGCGGATGCGGCGGACGGTGCGCGGACTCCCGCGGCGCGGTTACGGGCCCTGCTCGCGGCGGCCCCGGCGGACGGGCCGGTGCTCGCCCCCGGCGCATACGACGCGCTGTCCGCGCGGCTCGTCGCCGACGCCGGGTTCTCCTGCGTCTACATGACCGGCTTCGGCACCACCGCGTCGCTGATCGGCCAGCCCGACATCGGCCTGCTCGGCGCGGCCGAGATGGCCGACAACGCGCGCCGCATCGCCGCGGTGATCGGTGACGTCCCGCTGATCGCCGACGCCGACACCGGCTACGGCAACGCGCTCAACGTCGCCCGCACCGTCGACACCTACGAACGCGCCGGGGTGGCCGGCATCCAGCTCGAGGACCAGGTCACGCCCAAGCGCTGCGGGCACATGGGAGGCAAGGAGGTCATCTCCACCGCGGAGATGGCCGGCAAGATCCGCGCCGCCTGCGAGGCCCGCCGCGACCCGGACACGGTGATCATCGCGCGCACCGACGCCGTGGCCACCGACGGCGTCGACGAGGCACTGGACCGGGCGCGGGCCTACCGCGACGCCGGTGCCGACGTCCTGTTCGTCGAGGCCCCGACCGGCGAGGCGGACATCGAGAAGATCGCCGGGGCGCTCGCCGGCGGGACGCCGCTGCTGTTCAACTGGGCCGAGGGCGGCCGCACCCCGCCGCTGACCCTGCCGCGCCTGCGCGAGCTGGGGTTCTCGCTGGTCCTCTACCCGATCGGCACCCTGCTCGCGGCCACCGCCGGAGTCCGTTCGCTGCTCGAGACGCTGCGCCGTGACGGCACCCCGGCCGCCGCGCTGGGCTCGCCGCAGCAGATGACGCTGCCCGGCTTCGACGAGTTCACCGAGCTGGTCGGGCTGTCGGCGATCCGCGAGCGCGAGGCCCGCTACAGCTGA
- a CDS encoding D-alanine--D-alanine ligase family protein: MTQPKVRVAVVFGGRSSEHAISCVSAGSVLTHLDPERFEVVPVGIAPDGAWVLGPDDPAALAISGRELPQVDGTADAVVLPGEPSRGLIRLDPGRAGEVLGDVDVVFPILHGAFGEDGTIQGLLEMAGVPYVGAGVLASAVGMDKEFAKKLLRADGLTVAEGVVLRPGTDIGFADRDRLGLPLFVKPARAGSSMGVTRVTDPAALDAAIADARVHDPKVLVESGVDGREVECAVLEFPDGSVRASLPAELRYGGEFYDFESKYLDVSELDIPAKLDDDVVENLRSQAIAAFRALDAQGLARVDFFVGPDGAITVNEVNTMPGFTPSSAFPKMWAVTGLDYRELLSTLVDTALARGTGLR, translated from the coding sequence ATGACCCAGCCCAAGGTGAGGGTGGCCGTCGTCTTCGGCGGGCGCAGTTCCGAGCACGCGATCTCCTGCGTCTCCGCAGGCAGCGTGCTCACGCACCTGGACCCGGAGCGGTTCGAGGTCGTCCCGGTCGGGATCGCGCCCGACGGGGCCTGGGTGCTGGGCCCGGACGACCCGGCCGCGCTCGCGATCTCCGGGCGTGAGCTGCCGCAGGTCGACGGCACGGCCGACGCCGTGGTGCTCCCGGGTGAGCCGTCGCGCGGCCTGATCCGCCTCGACCCCGGGCGCGCGGGGGAGGTGCTCGGTGACGTCGATGTCGTCTTCCCCATCCTGCACGGCGCGTTCGGCGAGGACGGCACGATCCAAGGACTGCTGGAGATGGCCGGCGTCCCCTACGTCGGTGCCGGGGTGCTGGCCAGCGCCGTCGGCATGGACAAGGAGTTCGCCAAGAAGCTGCTGCGCGCCGACGGCCTGACCGTCGCCGAGGGCGTCGTGCTGCGCCCGGGCACCGACATCGGGTTCGCCGACCGCGACCGTCTCGGCCTGCCGCTGTTCGTCAAGCCCGCCCGAGCCGGCTCGTCGATGGGCGTCACCCGGGTCACCGACCCGGCCGCGCTCGACGCCGCGATCGCCGACGCCCGCGTCCACGACCCGAAGGTCCTCGTCGAGTCCGGTGTCGACGGCCGCGAGGTCGAGTGCGCGGTGCTGGAGTTCCCGGACGGCTCGGTGCGCGCCAGCCTGCCCGCGGAGCTGCGCTACGGCGGCGAGTTCTACGACTTCGAGTCCAAGTACCTCGATGTCTCCGAGCTCGACATCCCGGCCAAGCTCGACGACGACGTCGTGGAGAACCTGCGCAGCCAGGCGATCGCGGCCTTCCGGGCGCTCGACGCCCAGGGACTGGCCCGGGTGGACTTCTTCGTCGGCCCGGACGGCGCGATCACCGTCAACGAGGTGAACACGATGCCCGGGTTCACCCCCAGCTCGGCGTTCCCGAAGATGTGGGCGGTCACCGGCCTCGACTACCGCGAGCTGCTCTCCACGCTCGTCGACACGGCGCTGGCGCGGGGGACCGGGCTGCGCTGA
- a CDS encoding DUF3515 domain-containing protein: MDPSDGEKAGRTRVRPVVALAVALPLLLALVVAGIGITLRVSGTGTEPGAAPVTGPIDIGPATDPSASSAACAGLLRILPVSLPSDGGSLEPRPVEPAVAGARAWASAPEPVILRCGVPRPSELGPSSPLILINGVNWLPLPDAAGVTTRTTTYAVVDRGVYLTLSAPAEAGSGPLQAVADAVTASLPPQPVRVR; encoded by the coding sequence GTGGATCCGAGCGATGGCGAGAAGGCCGGGCGCACCCGCGTCCGGCCGGTCGTCGCGCTCGCGGTGGCCCTGCCGCTGCTGCTGGCGCTCGTCGTCGCCGGGATCGGCATCACGCTGCGGGTCTCGGGGACCGGCACCGAGCCGGGCGCCGCGCCCGTGACCGGGCCGATCGACATCGGACCGGCGACCGACCCGTCGGCGTCGTCCGCGGCGTGCGCGGGGCTGCTGCGGATCCTCCCGGTCTCGCTGCCCTCGGACGGCGGCTCGCTGGAGCCGCGCCCGGTCGAACCCGCCGTCGCCGGGGCCCGGGCCTGGGCGTCCGCGCCCGAGCCGGTGATCCTGCGCTGCGGGGTCCCCCGGCCGTCCGAACTGGGCCCGTCCTCGCCGTTGATCCTCATCAACGGCGTGAACTGGCTGCCGCTGCCGGACGCGGCGGGCGTCACCACCCGCACGACCACCTACGCCGTCGTCGACCGAGGGGTGTACCTGACGCTGTCCGCCCCGGCCGAGGCCGGGAGCGGGCCGTTGCAGGCGGTGGCCGACGCGGTGACCGCCTCGCTCCCGCCGCAGCCAGTGCGGGTCCGCTGA
- a CDS encoding Lrp/AsnC ligand binding domain-containing protein: protein MVQAYILVQTEVGKAAAVASEIAGLAGVISAEDVTGPYDVIVRAESDDVDALGTLVVARVQGVNGITRTLTCPVVKLG from the coding sequence GTGGTGCAGGCATACATCCTCGTCCAGACGGAGGTCGGGAAGGCCGCCGCCGTCGCATCCGAGATCGCCGGGTTGGCCGGCGTGATCTCGGCCGAGGACGTGACCGGACCCTACGACGTGATCGTGCGTGCCGAGTCCGACGACGTCGACGCGCTGGGCACGCTGGTCGTGGCCCGGGTCCAGGGCGTCAACGGGATCACCCGGACGCTCACGTGCCCGGTGGTCAAGCTCGGTTAG
- a CDS encoding thiamine-phosphate kinase has protein sequence MPNVPEVAPVSPSAITPPGGSEASVSLSEVGEFALIARVTTDRRQPASTLLGPGDDAAVVAAPDGRVVACTDVLVQGVHFRLDWSTPEQVGRKAAAANLADVAAMGAVPTALLVGLACPPSTPVDQLEALADGLWAEASSAGAGVVGGDVASASTIVVSVTALGSLQGREPVTRSGARPGDVIAFAGRLGFSAAGLAVLGRGFRSPAALVNAHRSPEPPYAAGPQAAAAGATSMIDVSDGLLADLAHVARASDVVLDLRSAAFTVPDKLSEIAGALGADPLEWILTGGEDHALVATFGADTVLPEGWTAVGHVTDGAPQVLVDGVPHEGPAGWEHFHGP, from the coding sequence ATGCCGAACGTACCGGAGGTCGCCCCCGTGTCCCCATCTGCGATCACGCCCCCGGGCGGATCAGAGGCGAGCGTCTCACTCTCCGAGGTCGGAGAGTTCGCGCTGATCGCACGGGTGACCACGGACCGTCGTCAACCGGCGTCGACGCTGCTGGGGCCCGGTGACGACGCGGCGGTCGTCGCGGCACCGGACGGGCGCGTCGTCGCGTGCACCGACGTCCTCGTGCAGGGCGTGCACTTCCGGCTCGACTGGTCCACCCCGGAACAGGTCGGGCGCAAGGCGGCGGCCGCGAACCTCGCCGACGTCGCCGCGATGGGAGCGGTCCCGACGGCGCTGCTGGTCGGGCTGGCCTGCCCGCCGTCGACGCCGGTGGACCAGCTGGAGGCCCTGGCCGACGGGCTGTGGGCGGAGGCGTCGTCGGCGGGGGCGGGCGTCGTCGGCGGGGACGTCGCGTCGGCGTCGACGATCGTGGTCTCGGTGACGGCGCTGGGCTCGCTGCAGGGGCGCGAGCCGGTGACCCGTTCCGGGGCGCGGCCGGGCGACGTGATCGCGTTCGCCGGGCGTCTGGGCTTCTCGGCGGCCGGGCTGGCGGTACTCGGGCGGGGGTTCCGCTCGCCGGCCGCCCTGGTCAACGCCCACCGGTCGCCGGAGCCGCCGTACGCGGCGGGACCGCAGGCGGCCGCGGCCGGGGCGACGTCGATGATCGACGTCTCGGACGGGCTGCTCGCCGACCTGGCCCACGTCGCACGGGCGTCCGATGTGGTGCTGGACCTGCGGTCGGCGGCGTTCACGGTGCCGGACAAGCTCTCCGAGATCGCCGGCGCGCTCGGCGCGGACCCTCTGGAGTGGATCCTCACCGGGGGAGAGGACCACGCCCTGGTCGCGACGTTCGGCGCGGACACGGTCCTGCCCGAGGGCTGGACGGCGGTCGGGCACGTCACCGACGGAGCGCCGCAGGTCCTCGTGGACGGTGTCCCGCACGAGGGACCGGCCGGGTGGGAGCACTTCCACGGACCGTGA
- a CDS encoding DinB family protein, whose amino-acid sequence MDWSSKLAEQLDWHWTGSLRPKLDGLTDDEYFWEPVPDCWNVRPRGSDGDGSPGTGPFTIDFAFPEPEPPPVTTIAWRLAHVIVGVFVMRNASHFGGPVADYNDFPYAGSAAEALAQLDDSYERWITAVRGLSADDLERPVGEAEGPFAAEPMATLVLHIHREAIHHGAEVLLLRDLYRARHA is encoded by the coding sequence ATGGACTGGAGCTCGAAGCTGGCCGAGCAGCTGGACTGGCACTGGACCGGGTCGTTGCGGCCGAAGCTCGACGGCCTCACCGACGACGAGTACTTCTGGGAGCCCGTCCCGGACTGCTGGAACGTCCGCCCGCGCGGCTCCGACGGCGACGGCTCGCCCGGAACCGGCCCGTTCACCATCGACTTCGCGTTCCCCGAGCCGGAGCCGCCGCCGGTGACGACGATCGCGTGGCGGCTCGCGCACGTGATCGTCGGGGTGTTCGTGATGCGCAACGCCTCCCACTTCGGCGGGCCGGTCGCCGACTACAACGACTTCCCCTACGCCGGGTCCGCGGCCGAGGCACTGGCGCAGCTCGACGACAGCTACGAACGCTGGATCACCGCGGTGCGCGGCCTGAGCGCGGACGACCTGGAACGTCCGGTCGGCGAGGCCGAGGGCCCGTTCGCGGCGGAGCCGATGGCGACGCTGGTGCTGCACATCCACCGCGAGGCGATCCACCACGGCGCCGAGGTCCTGCTGCTGCGCGACCTCTACCGCGCGCGTCACGCGTGA